The following proteins are co-located in the Macadamia integrifolia cultivar HAES 741 chromosome 3, SCU_Mint_v3, whole genome shotgun sequence genome:
- the LOC122073429 gene encoding B3 domain-containing protein Os11g0197600-like, protein MGENCEAEHLYWTQFQVKRFCRVMSSAFHQHLSIPSRFLQCLKDDLSLTDSLLCGRAILKGPSSKTWEMELIRTQDGLFFQNGWSDFVRDHNLQEGNILFFMYNGNLNFHVLIFDHESFCEKPCSYFMCHVSQRSLNLNHPPHVVQATSSSQQPYTLPTPAPAEATNSLNRNDPSVEATRSLNMNDPPSKTTSSPEQAHTLPTPAAASQPEPPSPLQPSTSQHIPSEPISGKRKLTIDVLEIESSTFMIDTSSTDDDAPTTLLSRPQSDDQFDLCHEKAKLEAKQKALQAQHASRFESVSVPMKRSSVSSRSQMTIPCEFVRKHFPPRNIEVTLCCGQSRRNVAFLYRKSLAIGAFTRGWAAFVNENHIVEDDVCLFELLCNGVPVQETKKKGNGIRVQERKRKGNGVGEEVDHDMLFNVRIFRVVKEDSGRRFERGEASSAGGRGRDRGRENEREQRGGCGQGEGEGIVQSNDRKHVGTYPQPLNDHGRGSGCIFMT, encoded by the exons AGCATCCCCAGTAGGTTCCTTCAGTGTTTGAAAGATGACTTATCCCTAACAGATTCTCTCCTATGTGGAAGAGCCATTCTTAAAGGTCCTAGCAGTAAGACTTGGGAGATGGAGTTAATAAGGACCCAAGATGGCTTGTTTTTCCAAAATGGATGGTCTGACTTTGTTAGAGATCATAACTTGCAGGAAGGGAATATCTTGTTTTTTATGTACAATGGAAATTTGAACTTCCATGTCCTCATCTTCGACCATGAAAGTTTTTGTGAGAAACCATGTTCTTATTTCATGTGTCATGTTAGTCAAAGATCATTGAACTTGAACCACCCTCCTCATGTTGTTCAAGCCACATCTTCATCCCAGCAACCATACACACTACCTACTCCGGCACCAGCTGAAGCCACAAATTCATTGAACAGGAACGACCCATCTGTTGAAGCCACAAGATCATTGAACATGAATGACCCTCCTTCCAAAACCACATCTTCCCCCGAGCAAGCACATACTCTACCTACTCCGGCAGCAGCATCTCAACCAGAACCACCATCCCCTTTGCAACCATCTACTAGTCAACATATTCCTTCTGAACCCATCTCTGGCAAAAGGAAATTGACGATTGATGTATTAGAAATCGAATCTTCAACTTTCA TGATAGATACATCTTCAACTGATGATGATGCACCGACAACTTTGCTGTCAAGGCCACAGAGTGATGATCAGTTCGATCTTTGTCATGAAAAAGCGAAGCTGGAAGCCAAACAAAAGGCCTTACAGGCCCAACATGCTTCACGGTTTGAAAGTGTTTCTGTTCCTATGAAACGGTCTTCTGTTAGTTCCAGATCTCAAATG ACGATCCCTTGTGAATTTGTCAGGAAGCATTTTCCTCCAAGGAACATAGAAGTAACTCTTTGCTGCGGGCAAAGCAGACGCAATGTCGCGTTTCTTTATAGAAAGTCATTAGCTATCGGAGCATTTACTAGGGGTTGGGCTGCTTTTGTTAATGAGAACCATATAGTGGAAGATGATGTGTGTTTGTTTGAGCTTTTATGTAATGGAGTCCCAgttcaagaaacaaaaaaaaaaggtaatggAATCCGagttcaagaaaggaaaagaaaaggtaatGGAGTCGGAGAGGAGGTGGATCATGATATGCTCTTTAATGTCCGGATCTTTAGAGTGGTAAAGGAGGACAGCGGAAGGAGATTTGAGAGAGGAGAAGCATCTTCTGCTGGTGGCCGTGGCCGTGATCGTGGTCGGGAAAATGAACGGGAACAACGTGGTGGATGTGGACAAGGCGAGGGTGAAGGCATAGTGCAATCAAACGACCGGAAGCACGTGGGCACTTACCCCCAGCCATTAAATGACCACGGGAGAGGATCTGGTTGCATTTTTATGACATAA